A single region of the Mycobacterium avium subsp. avium genome encodes:
- a CDS encoding CaiB/BaiF CoA transferase family protein has protein sequence MTAPLAGLHVVEIASEISGPYAAKLLVDLGAEVIKIEPPAGDPLRRWGPFASGVVDPDRSGLFEYINAGKHGATLDFSETADVAAARELIARAHLLIDDSGSATLQGYGLGPDDLQRINPNLVLLRISGFGQTGPFRRRPATPLTLQAASGWISSRDPQRPPVQVGARIAEYVAGAYGALGALTALRSHPAGQVTEVDVSQLESLLSTLPYPMLMAQRMRRLGLPANLRSAPMLGVVRAADGWVGINCLTGQHWLDVCAMLGLPEFGEHQLAIMLGGPERADFFAKAEPVLAGQTVAEIVELAQALRIPAAPVNDGATVLDCPQYAERGFFVDTGSFRRPGPPFRFSKTPVPQPRPAPLSGASRTTWTGDGRALHRAPGPLPFAGLRVLDLTTFWAGAYLTCYLGAFGADIVKVESIQRPDGHRYSGAFAYEGDDWYERSPIWQGTNLNKRDLTLDLTSPRGLDLARRLAARADIVVENFSPRVVENFGLDYDSLTALNPDVIVVRMPGYGLHGPWRDYVGWALNFEQTAGMSAVTGFPDGPPCNPQGPADPIVGVHAGVALLAALEHRNRTGAGQLVEVAQIEVAAAVTAEPVIEYSMTGVVRPREGNRRRGWLQGVYPTNEKEVWVALSVPGQPIDHDAFDELVAAWTRTQTAAAIVETLQAQGIAAERVITGDQMYDPGLIGAQLDARGYYEELEHRITGPHRYPGWPFRIAPGPRRHHRTAPPTLGQHNDEVLRELGLSEAEIADLRQQRVIGERVLNA, from the coding sequence GTGACGGCACCCCTTGCGGGGCTGCACGTCGTCGAAATCGCCAGCGAGATCTCGGGTCCCTACGCGGCCAAGCTCCTTGTCGATCTGGGCGCCGAGGTCATCAAGATCGAGCCGCCCGCCGGGGACCCGCTGCGGCGCTGGGGCCCGTTCGCCTCGGGCGTTGTCGACCCGGACCGGTCGGGCCTGTTCGAGTACATCAACGCCGGCAAACACGGTGCCACGCTTGACTTCTCGGAGACCGCCGACGTCGCGGCGGCGCGGGAACTCATCGCCCGGGCGCACCTGCTCATCGACGACTCCGGATCCGCAACGCTGCAGGGATACGGGCTCGGGCCCGACGACCTGCAGCGGATCAACCCAAACCTGGTGTTACTGCGCATCTCTGGGTTCGGCCAGACCGGACCGTTCCGCCGCCGCCCGGCGACACCGCTGACCCTGCAGGCGGCATCGGGCTGGATCAGCTCCCGCGATCCGCAGCGTCCACCGGTTCAGGTCGGCGCCCGGATCGCCGAGTACGTTGCCGGCGCCTACGGCGCGCTGGGCGCACTGACCGCCCTGCGTTCACACCCCGCCGGACAGGTCACCGAAGTCGATGTCTCCCAGCTGGAATCGTTGCTGTCCACGTTGCCGTATCCGATGTTGATGGCTCAGCGGATGCGCCGGCTCGGGCTGCCCGCCAACCTGCGGTCGGCGCCCATGCTGGGCGTGGTGCGGGCCGCCGACGGCTGGGTCGGCATCAACTGCCTGACGGGCCAGCACTGGCTCGACGTCTGCGCGATGCTCGGCCTGCCCGAGTTCGGCGAGCACCAGCTCGCGATCATGCTGGGCGGCCCGGAGCGCGCCGACTTCTTCGCCAAAGCTGAGCCGGTGCTTGCCGGCCAGACCGTCGCCGAGATCGTGGAACTCGCTCAGGCGCTGCGGATTCCGGCCGCGCCCGTCAACGACGGCGCCACTGTGCTCGATTGCCCGCAATACGCCGAGCGGGGGTTCTTCGTCGACACCGGGTCGTTTCGGCGGCCCGGGCCGCCATTCCGGTTCTCGAAAACCCCTGTGCCGCAGCCACGTCCGGCGCCACTGTCTGGGGCGTCGCGAACGACGTGGACCGGTGACGGCCGAGCGCTGCACCGAGCGCCCGGGCCGCTGCCCTTCGCCGGGCTGCGGGTGCTCGACCTCACCACGTTCTGGGCCGGCGCCTACCTGACCTGCTACCTCGGGGCGTTCGGCGCCGACATCGTCAAGGTCGAGTCGATCCAGCGCCCCGACGGGCACCGCTATTCGGGGGCGTTCGCCTACGAGGGCGACGACTGGTACGAGCGCAGCCCCATCTGGCAGGGCACCAACCTCAACAAACGCGACCTCACGCTGGACCTGACGTCGCCGCGGGGCCTCGACCTGGCGCGGCGGCTGGCCGCCCGGGCCGACATCGTGGTGGAGAACTTTTCGCCGCGCGTCGTCGAAAATTTCGGGCTGGACTACGACTCGCTCACGGCGCTGAACCCCGACGTGATCGTGGTGCGGATGCCCGGCTACGGCCTGCACGGCCCGTGGCGCGACTACGTCGGCTGGGCGCTGAACTTCGAGCAGACCGCCGGAATGTCGGCCGTCACCGGCTTTCCCGACGGCCCGCCGTGCAACCCCCAGGGCCCGGCCGATCCGATCGTCGGCGTGCACGCCGGGGTCGCGCTGCTGGCCGCGCTCGAGCACCGCAACCGCACCGGCGCCGGCCAACTCGTCGAGGTGGCCCAGATCGAGGTCGCCGCCGCGGTCACCGCCGAACCGGTCATCGAGTACTCGATGACCGGTGTGGTGCGGCCGCGGGAGGGCAACCGCCGGCGCGGCTGGCTGCAGGGCGTCTACCCGACCAACGAGAAAGAAGTGTGGGTGGCGCTGTCGGTGCCCGGTCAGCCGATCGACCACGACGCCTTCGACGAGCTCGTCGCCGCCTGGACCCGCACCCAGACCGCCGCGGCGATCGTCGAAACCCTTCAGGCGCAAGGGATCGCGGCCGAGCGGGTGATCACCGGCGACCAGATGTACGATCCCGGGCTGATCGGGGCCCAGCTGGACGCGCGTGGCTACTACGAGGAGCTCGAGCACCGGATCACCGGGCCGCACCGCTACCCCGGGTGGCCCTTTCGCATCGCGCCCGGCCCGCGGCGGCACCACCGCACCGCCCCGCCGACGCTCGGCCAGCACAACGACGAGGTGCTGCGCGAGCTGGGCCTGTCCGAGGCGGAGATAGCGGACCTGCGTCAGCAGCGGGTCATCGGCGAGCGGGTGCTCAACGCATAG